One region of Anaeromyxobacter paludicola genomic DNA includes:
- the lpxB gene encoding lipid-A-disaccharide synthase, with product MSGPEILVVAGEASADLHAARVLEELRQLRPDVRAFGVGGPRLRAAGLEALHPAEAISVMGFAEVLPAIPRILGILRDVARAAEARRPRVALLVDLPDFNLRLAKRLKRLGVTVVYYVSPMIWAWRRGRARQIARVVDRMLCILPFEERFYEGTGVSARFVGHPLAERPAPAAPAAYRAALGLEASRTTVALVPGSRPSELARIFPPMLEAAERIRAGHPDAQFVVPVAPTLAAAALAPYLTRHPALPVKLVDGRADEAVGASDAALVKSGTSTLETALMLRPMVVVYRLSWLSYFIGRAFVRLAHFALVNILAGRRLVPELLQREASPERMAREITHLLDDPAARAAQLAGLAEVRSSLGGPGAARRVAEEIAGALR from the coding sequence GTGTCCGGCCCGGAGATCCTCGTCGTCGCTGGGGAAGCGAGCGCAGACCTGCACGCGGCGCGCGTGCTGGAGGAGCTGCGCCAGCTCCGCCCGGACGTGCGGGCCTTCGGCGTCGGCGGGCCGCGGCTCCGGGCGGCCGGGCTGGAGGCCCTCCACCCGGCCGAGGCCATCTCGGTGATGGGGTTCGCCGAGGTGCTCCCCGCCATCCCGCGCATCCTCGGCATCCTGCGCGACGTCGCCCGGGCGGCCGAGGCGCGCCGGCCCCGCGTGGCGCTCCTCGTGGACCTGCCCGACTTCAACCTGCGGCTCGCGAAGCGGCTCAAGCGGCTCGGGGTGACGGTCGTCTACTACGTCTCCCCCATGATCTGGGCCTGGCGCCGCGGCCGGGCCCGCCAGATCGCCCGGGTGGTGGATCGGATGCTCTGCATCCTCCCCTTCGAGGAGCGCTTCTACGAGGGGACCGGCGTCTCGGCCCGCTTCGTCGGCCACCCGCTCGCGGAGCGGCCCGCCCCGGCGGCCCCGGCCGCGTACCGGGCCGCCCTCGGCCTCGAGGCCTCCCGGACCACGGTGGCCCTCGTCCCCGGCAGCCGGCCGAGCGAGCTGGCGCGCATCTTCCCGCCCATGCTCGAGGCCGCCGAGCGGATCCGCGCCGGCCACCCCGACGCGCAGTTCGTCGTGCCGGTCGCCCCGACGCTGGCCGCGGCCGCCCTCGCGCCCTACCTCACGCGCCACCCGGCGCTCCCGGTGAAGCTCGTGGACGGCCGGGCCGACGAGGCGGTCGGCGCGAGCGACGCGGCGCTGGTGAAGAGCGGCACCTCCACCCTCGAGACCGCCCTGATGCTGCGGCCGATGGTGGTGGTCTACCGGCTCTCCTGGCTCTCCTATTTCATCGGGCGCGCGTTCGTCCGGCTCGCCCACTTCGCCCTGGTGAACATCCTCGCCGGGCGCCGCCTCGTGCCGGAGCTGCTCCAGCGCGAGGCGAGCCCGGAGCGGATGGCGCGAGAGATCACCCACCTGCTCGACGACCCGGCCGCCCGGGCGGCGCAGCTCGCCGGCCTCGCCGAGGTGCGCAGCTCCCTCGGCGGCCCGGGGGCGGCGCGCCGCGTGGCCGAGGAGATCGCGGGAGCACTCCGAT